In Plasmodium vinckei vinckei genome assembly, chromosome: PVVCY_13, a single genomic region encodes these proteins:
- a CDS encoding M17 leucyl aminopeptidase, putative: protein MYLTRLNINSVDKIFEDKINKNIIKRYYFYSLKASKKYNFFPFFISNNIKNKNNYNSDCCEFPSFTTYHYQKFHKDKTHSLVFPKIIKKYYSTNNKENSNISFTKFEKMASKVPQVVSLDPAVLPVNYTTPVDDIKIELKDSGKDSCSFDEGLVLFLVNSASEKENGSLKISSQIKDSKINEFLSNNNDIFNGKIGTHKSFYISNEKNKYVNLSFIRCGGVDEEMTEYEIRKIVSSLVRVVHDNKPASASIIFEIDMNESLFRFFLETVFCEYVVDERFKSSDKSDNKNSSNSGNMKNLQIFLKNYNNNYNKEVEKARTYFMGTYFACQLIAAPSNYCNPVSLANVAVELAEKVNLQCKILGVKELEELKMGSYLSVGKGSMYPHRFIHLTYKGKGDIKKKIALVGKGITFDSGGYNLKAAPGSMIDLMKFDMSGCAAVLGCAYCIGTIKPENIEIHFLSAVCENMVSQNAYRPGDIITASNGKTIEVGNTDAEGRLTLADALIYAENIGVDHIVDIATLTGAMLYSLGTSCAGVFGNDDKLINKILASSKSSNEPVWWLPIIKEYREALNSKIADINNLASCGKASSISASLFLKEFIKSTSWAHLDIAGVAWNFKDRKPKGFGVRLLSEFILNHSI from the coding sequence ATGTATCTAACACGGTTGAATATAAATTCTGttgataaaatttttgaagataaaattaataaaaatattattaaacgttattatttttatagtttaaaagctagtaaaaaatataatttttttcctttttttatatctaataatataaaaaataaaaataattacaatAGTGACTGTTGTGAATTTCCATCATTTACTACTTATCACTATCAGAAATTTCACAAAGATAAAACTCATTCTTTGGTTTTtccaaaaataataaaaaaatattatagcactaataataaagaaaattctaatatttcttttactAAATTTGAAAAGATGGCATCTAAAGTTCCCCAAGTAGTTAGCCTTGATCCAGCAGTTTTACCTGTAAACTACACAACCCCAGttgatgatataaaaattgaattAAAAGATTCTGGAAAAGATAGTTGTAGTTTTGATGAGGGattagtattatttttagttaATTCTGCAtctgaaaaagaaaatggaaGTTTAAAAATTAGTTCTCAAATTAAGGatagtaaaataaatgaatttctatcaaataataatgatatttttaatggaAAAATAGGAACACATAaaagtttttatatatctaatgaaaagaataaatatgtaaatttatcttttattaGATGTGGAGGAGTTGATGAAGAAATGACTGAATATGAAATTCGAAAAATAGTATCAAGTTTAGTTCGAGTAGTACATGATAATAAGCCTGCATCTGCAtctattatatttgaaataGATATGAATGAATCTTTATTTAGATTCTTTTTAGAAACAGTTTTTTGTGAATATGTAGTTGATGAAAGATTCAAATCTAGCGATAAGAGTGATAACAAGAATTCTTCAAATTCAggaaatatgaaaaatttacaaatatttttaaaaaattataacaataattataataaagaagTTGAGAAAGCCCgaacatattttatgggTACATACTTTGCATGCCAACTTATTGCAGCTCCATCAAATTATTGCAATCCTGTCTCTTTAGCAAATGTAGCTGTTGAATTAGCAGAAAAAGTAAACTTACAATGCAAAATTTTAGGAGTAAAAGAACttgaagaattaaaaatgggATCATATTTATCAGTAGGAAAAGGTAGTATGTACCCTCATCgatttattcatttaacTTATAAAGGAAAAGGtgatattaaaaagaaGATTGCATTAGTTGGTAAAGGTATTACATTTGATTCAGGAggatataatttaaaagcTGCTCCAGGATCTATGATTGATTTAATGAAATTTGATATGAGTGGTTGTGCAGCTGTTTTAGGTTGTGCTTATTGTATTGGAACTATAAAACCggaaaatattgaaattCACTTTTTAAGTGCAGTATGTGAAAATATGGTTTCTCAAAATGCTTATCGACCTGGTGATATTATAACTGCATCTAATGGAAAAACTATTGAAGTAGGAAACACAGATGCAGAAGGAAGATTAACATTAGCAGATGCATTAATATATGCTGAAAATATTGGTGTTGATCATATTGTTGATATAGCTACATTAACAGGTGCTATGTTATATTCATTAGGTACAAGCTGTGCTGGTGTTTTTGGAAACGATGATAagttaattaataaaatattagcaTCATCAAAAAGTTCTAATGAACCAGTATGGTGGTTACCAATTATTAAAGAATATAGAGAAGCTttaaattcaaaaattgcagatataaataatttggcTTCATGTGGTAAAGCATCTTCTATTTCTGCATCTTTATTCTTGAaagaatttataaaatcaaCATCATGGGCACATTTAGATATTGCTGGAGTTGCTTGGAATTTCAAAGATAGAAAACCAAAAGGTTTTGGTGTTAGACTTTTATctgaatttatattaaatcatTCTATCTAA
- a CDS encoding pyruvate dehydrogenase E1 component subunit beta, putative, which produces MGIGNKSGYIFNGINKNIIKRGQNENNSLTKINVFDINEVQNYKKELESVKVKRNISEALHMATYEEMKRDKNVFVLGEDVGLYGGSYNVTKNLAHLFGFARVLDTPICENAFMGLGIGSSINGLRPIIEGMNLSFLILAFNQISNNACMLRYMCDGQFNIPIVIRGPGGIGKQLGPEHSQRIESYIMSIPGIKIVACSTPFNARGLLKSAIRENNPVLFLEHVLLYNKEEEIPILPYTLPIDKAEIVKKGSDLTILCYGITRHLAVEASKELSSIGIDVEIIDLISLKPFDLETIKYSLQKTKKCLILDESAGFGGIGAELYSQIVENFSSILSKKPVRLCTKDVPIAYSSKFEEACIIKKEDIIYMATYLN; this is translated from the coding sequence ATGGGTATAGGAAATAAAAGTgggtatatatttaatggaataaataagaatattattaaaagggGGCAAAACGAAAATAATAGCTTaactaaaataaatgtattcgatataaatgaagttcaaaattataagaaaGAGTTGGAAAGTGTTAAagtaaaaagaaatataagtGAAGCATTACATATGGCAACATATGAAGAAATGAAACGTGATAAGAATGTTTTTGTTTTAGGAGAAGATGTAGGATTATATGGGGGATCATATAAtgtaacaaaaaatttagcACATTTATTTGGATTTGCAAGAGTATTAGATACACCAATATGTGAAAATGCATTTATGGGTTTAGGTATAGGATCATCAATAAATGGGTTAAGACCAATAATTGAAGGAATgaatttatcttttttaattttagcTTTTAATCAAATATCTAATAATGCATGTATGCTAAGATATATGTGTGATGGGCAATTTAATATACCTATAGTAATTAGAGGACCAGGAGGAATAGGTAAACAATTAGGCCCTGAACATTCACAAAGAATTGaatcatatattatgagCATTCCTggaattaaaattgttgcATGTTCAACACCATTTAATGCTAGAGGATTATTAAAGTCAGCAATAAGAGAAAATAATcctgttttatttttagaacatgtattattatataataaagaagaagaaattCCAATTTTACCATATACATTACCTATTGATAAAGCAGAGATTGTAAAAAAGGGGAGTGATTTAACTATATTATGTTATGGAATCACTAGACATTTAGCAGTGGAAGCTTCAAAAGAGCTTAGTAGTATTGGAATCGATGTAGAAATTATTGatttaatttcattaaaaCCTTTTGATTTGGaaacaattaaatattcattacagaaaacaaaaaaatgtttaatttTAGATGAGTCTGCAGGTTTTGGGGGTATAGGAGCTGAATTATATTCTCAAAttgttgaaaatttttcttcaattttatcaaaaaaaccTGTAAGATTATGTACTAAAGATGTCCCAATTGCTTACTCTAGTAAATTTGAAGAAGCTtgtataataaagaaagaggatataatttatatggcTACCTACCTGAACTAG